The Rattus rattus isolate New Zealand chromosome 1, Rrattus_CSIRO_v1, whole genome shotgun sequence genome includes a region encoding these proteins:
- the Rgs3 gene encoding regulator of G-protein signaling 3 isoform X4 produces the protein MFETEADEKEMPLVEGKGPDAEERTPSKDPSPSQELPPGQELPPSKDPSPSQELPAGQELPPSKDPSPSQELPAGQDLPPRKESFSGQEAVPGPESPSSEDIATCQKPPQSPETSTSKDSPPGQGSSPTTEVPSCQGLPAGQESTSQDPLLSQEPPAIPESSASDQNVLPSQESPPSQGSLSEKALAEQTISPGELPAATAGAPSASRPNFVIPEVRLDSAYSQQDGAHGGSSGEDEDAEEGEEGEEGEEDEEDDTSDDNYGDRNEAKRSSLIETGQGAEGGLSLRVQNSLRRRTHSEGSLLQEARGPCFASDTTLHCSDGEGTTSTWAIPSPRTLKKELGRNGGSMHHLSLFFTGHRKMSGTDLADDDEASRKRKSKNIAKDMKNKLAIFRRRNESPGAQPAGKADKTTKSFKPTSEEALKWSESLEKLLLHKYGLEVFQAFLRTEFSEENLEFWLACEDFKKVKSQSKMAAKAKKIFAEFIAIQACKEVNLDSYTREHTKENLQSITRGCFDLAQKRIFGLMEKDSYPRFLRSDLYLDLINQKKMSPPL, from the exons ATgtttgagacagaggcagatgagaAGGAGATGCCCCTGGTCGAGGGGAAGGGGCCAGATGCTGAGGAACGCACACCCAGCAAAGACCCCTCTCCCAGCCAGGAGCTGCCTCCAGGACAAGAACTCCCACCCAGCAAAGACCCCTCTCCCAGCCAGGAGCTTCCTGCAGGACAAGAACTCCCACCCAGCAAAGACCCCTCTCCCAGCCAGGAGCTTCCTGCAGGACAAGACCTCCCACCCAGGAAGGAGTCCTTTTCAGGCCAAGAAGCTGTTCCTGGCCCAGAGTCACCATCCAGCGAAGACATAGCAACCTGCCAAAAACCCCCTCAAAGCCCAGAAACCTCAACAAGCAAGGACTCCCCACCAGGCCAGGGATCCTCTCCAACCACAGAAGTCCCATCTTGCCAGGGACTTCCTGCTGGTCAAGAGTCTACAAGCCAGGACCCTCTGCTCAGTCAAGAGCCCCCTgctatcccagaatcctctgcCTCCGATCAGAATGTTCTACCCTCTCAGGAGTCACCTCCCAGCCAGGGCTCCCTATCAGAGAAGGCCCTTGCTGAGCAGACCATCAGCCCCGGGGAGCTACCCGCAGCCACTGCAGGTGCACCTTCAGCCTCCAGACCTAATTTTGTGATCCCCGAGGTCCGCCTGGATAGTGCCTACAGCCAGCAGGACGGAGCCCATGGAGGCAGCTctggtgaggatgaggatgcagaagagggagaggaaggggaagaaggggaggaagatgaggaggacgACACCAGCGATGACAACTACGGGGATCGTAATGAGGCCAAGCGCAGCAGCCTGATTGAGACTGGCCAGGGCGCCGAGGGCGGCCTCTCGTTGCGTGTGCAGAACTCGCTGCGGCGCCGGACGCACAGCGAGGGCAGCCTGCTGCAGGAGGCCCGTGGGCCCTGCTTTGCCTCTGACACCACCCTACACTGCTCTGATGGTGAGGGCACCACATCCACCTGGGCCATCCCTTCTCCCCGCACCCTCAAAAAAGAACTGGGTCGTAATGGAGGCTCCATGCACCACCTCTCCCTGTTCTTCACTGGGCACAGGAAG ATGAGTGGGACTGACCTCGCAGATGACGATGAAGCCTCCCGGAAGAGAAAGAGCAAAAACAT agCCAAGGATATGAAGAATAAGCTGGCCATCTTCAGGCGGCGGAATGAATCTCCTGGGGCCCAGCCAGCCGGCAAGGCAGACAAGACAACCAAGTCCTTCAA GCCTACCTCTGAGGAAGCCCTCAAGTGGAGCGAGTCCCTGGAAAAGCTGCTGCTTCATAAAT ATGGCTTAGAAGTGTTCCAGGCCTTCCTTCGCACAGAGTTCAGTGAGGAGAACCTGGAGTTTTGGCTGGCTTGTGAGGATTTCAAGAAGGTCAAATCGCAGTCCAAGATGGCAGCCAAAGCCAAGAAGATCTTCGCTGAGTTCATCGCGATCCAGGCTTGCAAGGAG GTAAACCTGGACTCGTACACACGAGAACACACTAAGGAGAACCTGCAGAGCATCACCCGAGGCTGCTTTGACCTGGCACAAAAACGTATCTTCGGGCTCATGGAAAAGGACTCTTACCCTCGCTTCCTCCGCTCTGACCTCTACCTGGACCTCATTAACCAGAAGAAGATGAGTCCCCCGCTCTAG
- the Rgs3 gene encoding regulator of G-protein signaling 3 isoform X6, whose protein sequence is MLRGMYLTRNGNLQRRHTMKEAKDMKNKLAIFRRRNESPGAQPAGKADKTTKSFKPTSEEALKWSESLEKLLLHKYGLEVFQAFLRTEFSEENLEFWLACEDFKKVKSQSKMAAKAKKIFAEFIAIQACKEVNLDSYTREHTKENLQSITRGCFDLAQKRIFGLMEKDSYPRFLRSDLYLDLINQKKMSPPL, encoded by the exons ATGCTCCGAGGCATGTACCTCACGCGCAATGGCAACCTACAGAGGCGGCACACCATGAAGGA agCCAAGGATATGAAGAATAAGCTGGCCATCTTCAGGCGGCGGAATGAATCTCCTGGGGCCCAGCCAGCCGGCAAGGCAGACAAGACAACCAAGTCCTTCAA GCCTACCTCTGAGGAAGCCCTCAAGTGGAGCGAGTCCCTGGAAAAGCTGCTGCTTCATAAAT ATGGCTTAGAAGTGTTCCAGGCCTTCCTTCGCACAGAGTTCAGTGAGGAGAACCTGGAGTTTTGGCTGGCTTGTGAGGATTTCAAGAAGGTCAAATCGCAGTCCAAGATGGCAGCCAAAGCCAAGAAGATCTTCGCTGAGTTCATCGCGATCCAGGCTTGCAAGGAG GTAAACCTGGACTCGTACACACGAGAACACACTAAGGAGAACCTGCAGAGCATCACCCGAGGCTGCTTTGACCTGGCACAAAAACGTATCTTCGGGCTCATGGAAAAGGACTCTTACCCTCGCTTCCTCCGCTCTGACCTCTACCTGGACCTCATTAACCAGAAGAAGATGAGTCCCCCGCTCTAG